In Patescibacteria group bacterium, one genomic interval encodes:
- a CDS encoding NUDIX domain-containing protein, whose product MGEQNNISKQKYPEPTVCALIFNQEGKVLLMTSPKWKGKYVIPGGHIELGETIEQAFKREIKEETNLNIFDIQFITLQEFIFGKEFHKKKHFILFDYVCKAKDTNVVLNKEGTEYIWTTLDEALKLPLVEPARTIILKYKEKYSK is encoded by the coding sequence GTGGGCGAGCAAAATAATATTAGTAAGCAAAAATATCCAGAACCAACTGTCTGTGCTTTAATCTTCAATCAAGAAGGCAAGGTTTTACTTATGACTTCTCCTAAATGGAAAGGAAAATATGTCATTCCTGGTGGACATATAGAACTTGGAGAAACAATCGAACAAGCATTTAAGCGAGAGATAAAAGAAGAAACAAACCTTAATATATTTGATATACAATTTATAACCCTACAAGAATTTATTTTTGGCAAGGAATTTCACAAGAAAAAACATTTTATTCTTTTTGATTATGTATGTAAAGCTAAAGACACTAACGTTGTTCTTAATAAAGAAGGAACGGAATACATATGGACAACTCTGGATGAAGCATTAAAATTACCCCTTGTAGAACCTGCCAGAACCATAATTTTAAAATACAAAGAAAAATATTCAAAGTAG
- a CDS encoding signal peptidase I, translating to MKKKKGLEVILNIGLLVILLLLVSPFILTRCPFLVSADYVFITIGHSMTPAMLHGDTILVKRGIEDIRVGDIISFRVDSIPVAVAHRVVEIQENPSFLIFKTKGDANDVPDDWEITADQVIGKVTDVKSTSFFTTPYMLYASILLPADLILMRVAYCFFRRSALTKKSEYSVLNSTTAILAIILILSVGRLLTLLLSLMV from the coding sequence TTGAAAAAGAAAAAAGGATTAGAAGTGATTCTAAATATAGGGCTATTAGTAATACTCTTGTTATTGGTTTCACCATTCATCCTTACAAGGTGTCCTTTCTTAGTTAGTGCTGATTACGTCTTTATAACAATAGGACATAGCATGACTCCAGCGATGTTGCATGGCGACACAATATTAGTAAAAAGAGGCATAGAAGACATACGAGTCGGAGATATAATTTCCTTCAGGGTAGATTCAATACCAGTAGCAGTTGCCCACAGGGTAGTGGAGATACAAGAAAATCCAAGCTTCTTAATATTCAAGACAAAAGGAGATGCTAATGATGTACCAGACGACTGGGAAATAACAGCCGATCAAGTGATAGGTAAGGTGACAGATGTTAAATCGACTAGCTTTTTTACGACGCCATATATGCTATACGCATCAATCTTGCTGCCAGCTGATCTGATATTAATGAGAGTAGCTTACTGTTTCTTTAGAAGAAGTGCTCTGACTAAGAAATCTGAATATTCAGTGCTTAACTCAACTACTGCAATCCTTGCAATAATTCTTATACTTTCTGTAGGTAGATTATTAACCTTACTATTGAGTTTAATGGTCTAA
- a CDS encoding PAS domain S-box protein, producing the protein MSGKKMSKNVKKPEERYKILFEEMKDIVVFLDKKGRIIDINPAVKKITGFSPKEIKGHHFKELKFINSKSKRRIAEYFKKRLRGIEAPPYEIEGVNKNRKRLVTEVSAAPFIIDKGKIIGSLAILRDITERKKREEEIKSYQKKIESLINSSSDLIFLKDKNFRYLVANKAHEKPFNIKVKDIIGKTDFDFMPKTVAKGCRKSDIEAFKSGFISREEWLDEKCFHIVKQRVENAKGKVIGIAAVIRDITERKKMEKKLSESEERLRNIFSSSPDAITVTDLNGNIIECNRATLNMHGFSVKEELIGKRAFDLIAQKDWQRALKNMRKTLKQGSVKNIEYTFLTKDGREFPAELSASIIRDSSDKPMAFMAITKDISERKKADQAKTEFVSLTSHQLRTPLTTINWYSEMLLLGKAGKLYNQQKKYLEEIYTANQQLVKSVNALLNVSRIELGILGIKPEPINLTEIADSVLSGLSPQIKNKKLKVEKNYSKNLPIINADPNIMRIVFQNLLSNAVKYIPERGRVKLLIKKQKSDVLIKVLDTGYGIPKTQQSRIFTKFFRADNIREKEPDGTGLGLYIVKSVLEQSGGKIWLESEENKGTTFYATIPLEGMKKKKGKKRLNI; encoded by the coding sequence ATGTCAGGCAAAAAAATGAGCAAAAACGTGAAAAAGCCTGAAGAGAGATACAAAATTTTATTTGAAGAGATGAAAGATATTGTTGTTTTTCTTGATAAAAAAGGGAGGATTATTGATATTAACCCTGCAGTTAAAAAAATAACTGGATTTAGTCCAAAAGAAATAAAAGGACACCATTTTAAAGAACTTAAGTTTATTAACTCCAAAAGTAAAAGAAGAATCGCTGAATATTTTAAAAAAAGATTAAGAGGAATAGAAGCCCCTCCTTATGAGATAGAAGGAGTCAATAAAAATAGGAAGAGGTTAGTAACTGAGGTAAGTGCTGCACCATTTATTATAGATAAAGGGAAAATTATTGGTTCTTTAGCAATTTTAAGAGATATCACCGAGCGCAAGAAGAGAGAAGAAGAAATTAAGAGCTATCAAAAGAAAATTGAATCACTTATCAATTCCTCATCTGACCTTATTTTTCTTAAGGACAAAAATTTTAGGTATTTAGTTGCTAATAAAGCGCATGAAAAACCTTTCAATATAAAGGTAAAAGATATAATTGGCAAGACAGACTTTGATTTTATGCCAAAAACAGTTGCTAAAGGTTGCAGGAAAAGTGACATAGAGGCTTTTAAATCTGGCTTTATCTCTAGAGAAGAATGGCTTGATGAAAAATGCTTTCATATTGTTAAACAAAGGGTTGAGAATGCAAAGGGAAAAGTTATAGGCATAGCAGCTGTTATTCGAGACATCACCGAGCGCAAGAAGATGGAGAAAAAGCTCAGCGAATCTGAAGAGAGGTTGCGGAATATATTTAGTTCATCTCCCGATGCTATTACAGTTACCGATTTAAATGGAAATATAATCGAGTGCAACCGGGCAACCTTGAATATGCATGGTTTCTCTGTAAAGGAAGAATTAATAGGTAAGAGAGCTTTTGATTTAATTGCTCAGAAGGACTGGCAGAGGGCATTAAAGAACATGAGGAAAACCTTAAAGCAAGGCTCCGTAAAAAATATAGAATATACTTTTTTGACTAAAGACGGTCGCGAGTTTCCAGCAGAACTCTCGGCGAGTATTATTCGGGATTCATCTGATAAACCTATGGCTTTCATGGCTATAACAAAAGATATCTCCGAGCGCAAAAAGGCTGACCAGGCAAAAACAGAATTTGTGTCCTTAACCTCTCATCAACTCCGCACCCCCCTGACTACCATTAATTGGTATTCCGAGATGCTCCTTCTTGGGAAAGCAGGAAAACTTTATAATCAACAAAAGAAATATTTGGAAGAAATTTATACCGCTAATCAGCAATTGGTAAAATCAGTGAATGCTCTTTTAAATGTTTCGAGAATAGAGCTTGGTATTCTTGGTATTAAGCCAGAGCCGATAAATCTTACAGAAATTGCAGATAGCGTGCTTAGTGGGCTTTCGCCACAAATTAAAAATAAAAAATTAAAAGTGGAGAAGAATTACTCCAAAAATCTGCCGATTATCAATGCTGATCCAAATATTATGCGTATTGTTTTCCAAAATTTACTTTCTAATGCTGTTAAATATATTCCTGAAAGGGGCAGGGTGAAGCTTTTAATTAAGAAACAAAAATCTGATGTACTTATTAAAGTTTTAGATACTGGATATGGTATTCCAAAAACTCAACAATCACGAATATTTACTAAGTTTTTTCGGGCTGACAATATAAGAGAAAAAGAGCCAGATGGTACTGGCCTCGGGCTCTATATTGTTAAATCGGTCCTGGAGCAATCTGGCGGTAAAATTTGGCTTGAATCAGAAGAAAACAAGGGTACCACTTTTTATGCCACAATTCCTCTAGAAGGAATGAAAAAGAAAAAGGGGAAGAAGAGATTAAATATTTAA
- a CDS encoding fibronectin type III domain-containing protein, which translates to MNIFSIRISNSKKVNYSKKALMLIFVAIFVGGFVFSVFSFSSQALACSFCPSEPTYAISGMKFNDKNGNGVKNYCESGLQGWTITIEGPEQFSDSTVTNKRGKYRFSNLSPGSYTICEVQQEGWEQTYPTENNGCHLVEIENYCKYGINFGNYQEEEPEPYCGDGVLDDGEECDEGENNGQECTPEYGSTCTYCSLECEIVELTGPYCGDGILDDGEECECDGDCDEGMVCINCICEEETVEPVCGNGIVEEGEKCDDGNIDDGDGCSSQCQLEGPGPECTDADGDGYYAYDEIYCLEGDDCDDTNPEVNPGAEEICNDGIDNDCDGDIDDDDTDCQPECEPEETQSCDTGQSGICAVGTQTCDGDGFWDECVPDNEPVTEICDNDLDDDCDGYADCDDSDCEGDPACEVTPGGPVMTGGPGPTRLIIFNEENEEVQADTATVTWLTNISATSRVIYDIVSHPTLGDAPNYGYANSTIEDPTKVTFHTVTITGLTPDTTYYWRAVSQSSPEILGDELTFTTGSAEEEGVEEEVIEEISLEDIEKALEEIGDRTEALREEIEKISPPTPPEVPEVEVEEEIIEEVEEEAKPEEEEKPEEEEKPEEEEKLAEEEEEPKTGLEKLLAAVVSFFNFENLCRLSFLVIVVLVILFLLSKKKREERKKRWILLLATVILVILYCFFCRSSCWILLLVTVILIISSLLFREKRKEEKKEWTEL; encoded by the coding sequence ATGAATATTTTCTCAATTCGTATCTCCAACTCAAAAAAAGTAAATTATTCCAAAAAGGCTCTAATGTTAATTTTCGTTGCGATTTTTGTAGGTGGCTTTGTATTTTCAGTGTTCAGTTTTTCTTCGCAGGCATTAGCATGTTCTTTTTGTCCATCTGAACCAACCTACGCTATTTCAGGAATGAAATTTAACGACAAAAATGGTAATGGAGTAAAAAATTATTGTGAGTCAGGTCTTCAAGGATGGACCATTACTATTGAGGGCCCTGAGCAATTCAGCGATTCCACTGTTACTAATAAGCGAGGTAAGTACAGGTTTTCTAATTTATCTCCGGGTTCTTACACCATCTGTGAAGTTCAGCAAGAAGGCTGGGAGCAAACCTATCCCACTGAAAATAATGGCTGTCACCTTGTCGAGATAGAAAATTATTGTAAGTATGGAATAAATTTTGGTAACTACCAAGAAGAGGAACCTGAGCCTTATTGTGGTGACGGAGTTTTAGATGATGGCGAGGAATGTGATGAAGGAGAAAACAATGGCCAAGAATGTACTCCTGAATATGGGTCCACTTGTACTTATTGTTCTCTCGAATGTGAAATTGTTGAATTAACTGGTCCTTATTGTGGCGATGGTATTTTAGATGATGGCGAAGAATGTGAATGCGATGGAGATTGTGACGAAGGGATGGTTTGTATTAATTGTATATGCGAAGAAGAAACTGTTGAGCCAGTATGCGGAAATGGAATAGTAGAGGAAGGTGAAAAATGTGACGATGGAAACATTGATGACGGCGACGGTTGCTCAAGTCAATGTCAATTAGAAGGTCCGGGGCCAGAATGCACTGACGCTGACGGAGATGGTTATTATGCTTATGACGAGATTTATTGTTTAGAAGGTGACGATTGTGATGACACTAATCCAGAAGTTAATCCTGGCGCTGAAGAAATATGTAATGATGGAATAGATAATGATTGCGACGGCGACATTGACGATGATGACACTGATTGTCAACCAGAATGCGAGCCAGAAGAAACACAATCATGTGATACTGGCCAATCGGGTATTTGTGCTGTTGGTACCCAAACTTGCGATGGAGACGGTTTCTGGGACGAATGTGTGCCTGACAATGAGCCTGTCACTGAAATTTGTGACAATGATTTAGATGACGATTGCGATGGTTATGCAGACTGCGATGATAGTGACTGCGAAGGGGATCCAGCCTGTGAAGTTACTCCCGGTGGTCCTGTCATGACCGGTGGTCCTGGTCCTACTCGTTTAATTATATTTAATGAAGAAAACGAAGAGGTTCAGGCCGATACAGCTACTGTTACTTGGCTTACCAATATTTCAGCTACCAGCAGGGTGATTTATGATATTGTTTCTCATCCTACTTTAGGCGACGCCCCAAATTATGGCTATGCTAATTCAACTATTGAGGATCCAACTAAAGTCACTTTCCATACAGTAACAATTACTGGTTTAACTCCTGATACTACTTACTACTGGCGAGCAGTTTCTCAAAGTTCACCTGAGATTTTAGGGGATGAGCTAACCTTTACTACCGGAAGCGCTGAAGAAGAAGGTGTTGAAGAAGAGGTAATAGAGGAAATTTCTCTTGAAGATATAGAAAAGGCACTGGAAGAAATAGGGGATAGGACAGAGGCATTAAGAGAAGAGATAGAGAAAATTTCTCCTCCAACTCCACCCGAAGTTCCAGAGGTTGAGGTTGAAGAAGAGATTATTGAAGAAGTTGAAGAAGAAGCAAAACCCGAGGAGGAAGAAAAACCTGAAGAGGAAGAAAAACCTGAAGAGGAAGAAAAATTAGCCGAAGAAGAAGAGGAGCCCAAAACAGGCTTAGAGAAACTTTTAGCAGCAGTTGTTAGTTTCTTTAACTTCGAAAACCTCTGTCGTCTTTCCTTCCTTGTTATAGTCGTATTAGTTATCTTATTCTTGTTATCTAAAAAGAAAAGAGAAGAGAGAAAGAAGCGATGGATTTTACTTCTTGCTACGGTTATATTAGTTATTTTGTACTGTTTCTTCTGCCGTTCGAGCTGCTGGATTTTACTTCTTGTTACAGTGATATTAATTATTTCATCCTTGTTATTTAGAGAGAAAAGGAAAGAAGAAAAGAAGGAATGGACTGAGCTCTAA
- a CDS encoding peptidoglycan-binding protein, with translation MNKIIGILLGVTILLGVLYIPVFAQTTNTPSVQELLQLLQEQIEKLRAQIEALIAQIETLRQARLEVKKIEKEIKETLKLIRQLRTGMTGEDVKLLQEILATDPDIYPEGLVTGYFGPLTRNAVKRFQKIAGIEQVGVVGPKTLSRINELLEEGAGESGKVPLGLLIAPGIRKKLGFEPKPLPGQKLPPGIAKKLEEETPTPDTIAPVISELSAIDTTTTSTMITWLTNEPADSKVWYDTVTPLVIPDSTPMESSLDLVLDHNIALFSLTPSTTYHYLVSSADAVGNTTTSTEEAFNTLSE, from the coding sequence ATGAATAAAATTATTGGCATTCTTCTTGGTGTGACTATTTTGCTTGGTGTTTTGTATATACCCGTTTTTGCGCAAACAACAAACACTCCTTCAGTACAGGAACTCCTTCAATTATTGCAAGAACAGATAGAAAAATTAAGGGCGCAGATAGAAGCATTAATTGCTCAGATAGAAACATTAAGACAAGCAAGGCTGGAAGTAAAGAAGATAGAAAAAGAGATTAAAGAAACTCTTAAGCTAATTAGGCAACTGCGAACAGGCATGACCGGGGAAGACGTTAAGTTATTACAAGAAATATTAGCAACAGACCCAGACATTTATCCTGAAGGACTGGTTACAGGATACTTTGGCCCATTAACAAGGAATGCGGTAAAAAGATTTCAGAAAATAGCAGGCATTGAGCAGGTCGGAGTGGTCGGGCCCAAAACATTATCTAGAATAAACGAGCTACTTGAGGAAGGTGCCGGCGAGTCTGGTAAAGTGCCACTTGGTCTTTTAATTGCGCCAGGAATTAGAAAAAAACTTGGATTTGAGCCTAAGCCATTGCCTGGACAAAAACTTCCCCCCGGTATTGCTAAAAAACTAGAAGAAGAAACACCCACTCCGGACACTATAGCGCCCGTTATTTCAGAACTTAGTGCCATAGATACCACTACAACATCAACGATGATTACTTGGCTTACCAACGAGCCAGCAGATAGTAAGGTGTGGTATGATACAGTGACTCCGCTTGTTATACCAGATTCAACGCCGATGGAGAGTTCTCTCGATTTAGTATTAGATCATAACATCGCACTATTCAGTTTAACTCCAAGCACTACTTACCATTATCTAGTGAGCTCTGCTGATGCTGTGGGTAACACTACAACCAGTACCGAAGAAGCATTCAATACGCTTTCTGAATAA
- a CDS encoding response regulator transcription factor, which yields MKILIVEDEEKLAKALKEGLEKEGFTADFVLDGEAGQRRIELYHNDYDLIILDLILPKKDGLTVLKNIREQSIVTPILVLTAKDTTDDIVSGLNRGADDYLVKPFSFKEFFARIKALLRRPKQSLPIELKVRDLTLNIVTKKVFRNGKEILLTLKEFSLLEYLMRHPNQVMSREQILFNLWGFEFDSFSNVVDVHIKNLRKKIDYSNQEKLLETIRGVGYRIKG from the coding sequence ATGAAGATTTTAATTGTTGAAGATGAGGAGAAATTAGCTAAGGCATTAAAAGAAGGCCTAGAGAAAGAAGGCTTTACAGCTGATTTTGTTCTGGATGGCGAAGCCGGTCAACGCCGTATCGAGTTATATCATAATGATTACGATTTAATTATTCTCGATTTAATACTGCCTAAAAAAGATGGGCTTACCGTTTTGAAAAATATTAGAGAGCAGAGTATAGTCACTCCGATTTTAGTACTAACTGCAAAAGATACTACTGACGATATAGTCTCTGGTCTTAACAGGGGTGCTGACGATTATCTTGTTAAACCATTTTCATTCAAGGAATTTTTTGCAAGAATAAAAGCGCTCCTGCGCCGACCCAAACAATCTTTACCTATTGAACTTAAAGTACGAGATTTAACTCTTAACATTGTTACTAAAAAAGTTTTCCGCAATGGTAAAGAAATTCTTCTTACCTTAAAAGAATTTAGTTTACTGGAATATTTAATGCGCCATCCTAATCAGGTAATGTCCCGAGAACAAATATTATTTAATCTTTGGGGTTTCGAATTCGACTCATTTAGTAATGTCGTGGATGTGCACATCAAGAATTTAAGAAAAAAAATAGATTATAGCAATCAGGAAAAATTATTAGAAACGATCCGTGGTGTGGGTTACCGAATTAAAGGATAA
- the maf gene encoding septum formation protein Maf, translating into MTKIILATASPYRREGFEFLGIDFETKRSNVDESQVDRANPEKLVRTLSKLKAEAAAKSYSDAIIIGMDSVGYFKGQILEKPKSREEASQRLKFLSGNNHQFYTGIYMINIALNRAISKVIKTEVFMRNISDKEINKYLDEDPHYNTYALGYDPLKHSSSAFIQRIEGSYNNLLRGIPLEIIVEMLPDVGYKK; encoded by the coding sequence ATGACTAAAATAATTTTAGCTACAGCCTCTCCATATCGTAGGGAGGGATTTGAATTTTTAGGAATTGATTTTGAAACAAAAAGGAGTAATGTGGATGAATCTCAAGTAGACAGGGCTAACCCTGAAAAGTTGGTAAGAACTCTTTCAAAATTAAAAGCTGAAGCAGCTGCCAAAAGTTATTCTGATGCCATTATAATTGGAATGGATTCAGTTGGATATTTTAAAGGTCAAATTCTTGAAAAACCAAAATCAAGAGAAGAGGCATCCCAGAGATTGAAGTTTCTTTCAGGAAATAATCATCAATTTTATACAGGAATTTATATGATTAATATAGCTCTAAATAGAGCGATTTCAAAGGTGATTAAGACAGAAGTTTTTATGAGAAATATTTCAGATAAAGAGATTAATAAATATCTTGATGAAGACCCTCATTATAACACCTATGCCTTAGGTTATGATCCTCTAAAACATTCCAGCTCAGCATTTATCCAAAGAATAGAGGGAAGTTACAACAATCTTTTAAGAGGTATTCCTTTAGAAATAATTGTTGAAATGCTTCCCGATGTCGGTTACAAAAAATAG
- a CDS encoding response regulator: MEQSTKNKTILVVEDERAMLQILADRFTDEGFSVLEAKNGEEGLERAIKEHPDLILLDIILPKMNGITMLKKLRVDNWGKDVPVIILTNLSDMGTIAKALKDGVYDFLVKTDWKLEDIVKKVKEKLEFK; this comes from the coding sequence ATGGAGCAATCAACAAAAAATAAAACAATTTTAGTGGTTGAAGATGAGAGGGCTATGTTACAGATATTAGCTGATAGATTTACTGACGAAGGGTTTAGTGTGCTTGAGGCAAAAAATGGGGAGGAGGGATTGGAACGTGCCATAAAAGAGCATCCCGATTTGATTTTACTAGATATTATTTTGCCAAAGATGAATGGAATAACGATGCTTAAGAAGTTGCGAGTGGATAATTGGGGTAAAGATGTTCCGGTGATTATTCTAACTAATTTAAGCGATATGGGAACAATAGCCAAAGCCTTGAAAGACGGAGTTTATGATTTTTTGGTTAAAACCGACTGGAAACTTGAAGATATAGTAAAAAAAGTTAAAGAAAAATTAGAATTTAAATAA